Below is a genomic region from Deltaproteobacteria bacterium.
CCTACGCCATGGGCAGCCAGTACCATATTCTGTCCGGTTGCGTGGATCATCGGGGCGTGGTCACGGCCAAGGCCAGGACCGACCAGATCAAGCCCCTGGCCACCAAATGCCGGGAGGATGGCATCCGGGTCTACGGCGTGGTCGGCAAGTTCTGCACCCGCAACCCGGAACAGGAACTGGCCATGGCCGAAGCCCTGGCCCCCCAGGCCGATTTCATCACCCTGGGACACAGGGTTTCCGAATCCCTCAATTTCGGACGGCGCGTGAGCACGGCCTACTACAACGCCGCGGTCTGGCGGACCTTCAACGCCTTTGCCGACGCCTTCGAGCAAAGTCTCAAGGATCTGGATATCCAGGCCGACATCAACATCGTCAAGGCCGACGGTGGAACCATGCCGCTCAAACTGGCGCGCGAAATCCCGGTCCAGTCCATCTTTTCCGGTCCGGCGGCCTCGGTCATGGGCATTCTGAGCACGGCCCCGGTCGCAGAGGACGCCCTTATCCTGGACATCGGCGGCAC
It encodes:
- a CDS encoding hydantoinase/oxoprolinase family protein, with product MLIGIDVGGTHTDGVCIRDGQLLAQAKVPTDHDNLLATITEALRAILKDCQGADIRTINLSTTLSTNSIVTGHTEKVGMFVIPGPGINPQAYAMGSQYHILSGCVDHRGVVTAKARTDQIKPLATKCREDGIRVYGVVGKFCTRNPEQELAMAEALAPQADFITLGHRVSESLNFGRRVSTAYYNAAVWRTFNAFADAFEQSLKDLDIQADINIVKADGGTMPLKLAREIPVQSIFSGPAASVMGILSTAPVAEDALILDIGGT